One genomic window of Mauremys mutica isolate MM-2020 ecotype Southern chromosome 5, ASM2049712v1, whole genome shotgun sequence includes the following:
- the LOC123371094 gene encoding C-type lectin domain family 4 member F-like, producing MADEDIYENMPMTEAAPQAKGNPPQTSVPWRHRAGGIVTAVFLLLSLALATSLLAVTLLYLRAQSKLQAVEEAVQKLQVSLQPDNASDASAKGSDSLQLLDDAQAEVRMLKAQLGNVSAAYGEIQIRLDISAAQAAVQGRCSDMLKKLPRGWRFYGGNLYYFSKGKKSWDEAEQFCVSWNSHLTSVSSQAEQEFLSSETQGEDHWIGLTDQETEGSWHWVDGTEYRADASRGFWAENEPNNHDPEKDGGEDCVHTEPRKQNLWNDYKCTQPFRWICKQAHG from the exons ATGGCGGATGAGGATATCTATGAGAACATGCCGATGACGGAAGCTGCTCCCCAGGCCAAAG GAAACCCTCCCCAGACATCGGTCCCTTGGCGGCACAGGGCGGGGGGCATCGTCACTGCTGTCTTTCTCCTCCTGAGTCTGGCCCTGGCCACGTCCCTCCTTGCTGTGACGCTTCTAT ATCTCCGGGCACAGAGCAAGCTGCAAGCGGTTGAAGAAGCGGTGCAGAAGCTCCAAGTCTCTCTGCAACCTGACAACGCCTCGGATGCGTCAGCAAAGGGATCAGACA GTCTGCAGCTATTGGATGACGCGCAGGCAGAAGTCCGGATGCTGAAAGCCCAGCTGGGTAACGTCAGTGCAGCGTATGGAGAAATCCAGATCCGGCTGGACATCAGTGCAGCGCAAGCAGCAGTGCAAGGTCGTTGTA GTGACATGCTGAAAAAgctccccaggggctggaggTTTTACGGTGGGAACCTCTATTacttttcaaaaggaaaaaagtcGTGGGACGAGGCCGAGCAATTCTGTGTGTCTTGGAACTCACACCTGacctctgtctcctcccaggcAGAACAG gagtttCTCTCCAGCGAGACCCAGGGAGAAGATCACTGGATTGGACTCACCGACCAGGAGACAGAAGGCAGCTGGCACTGGGTGGATGGCACAGAATACAGAGCAGACGCAAGCAGGGG GTTCTGGGCGGAGAATGAGCCAAACAATCATGATCCGGAGAAAGATGGTGGAGAAGACTGTGTTCACACTGAGCCAAGAAAGCAGAATTTGTGGAATGATTACAAGTGCACTCAGCCTTTCAGGTGGATTTGTAAGCAGGCCCATGGATAG